One stretch of Deltaproteobacteria bacterium CG2_30_66_27 DNA includes these proteins:
- a CDS encoding glycosyl transferase family 1, which translates to MSAPLGAYEEIVGPAVLRELRQLGEKLAGTRVVHLNSTREGGGVAEILEWMTPIMRELGLDASWEVIDGTPRFFEITKAIHNGLQGANVAIPGKGWKTWEDVNARNFKRLRPILEEADIVFIHDPQPAHLLRLCTRRKGKWIWRAHTDISRPFRPVWKILRSTVEAYDASIFSMAQFAQALPHPQFLVPPSIDPLSEKNRELSSAEIEAVRSEYGLDPSRPLLVQISRFDRFKDPLGVVAAYRMVRKVAKVQLVLAGGGASDDPEGKAVLEDVMEAAENDPDIHVLLLPPDAHRTINALQRMATIIVQKSTREGFGLTVTEGMWKGKPVIGGDVGGIRLQVVNHFTGFLVNTPEGAAHRIRYLLHHQDDIERMGATARELVRENFLLTRHIRDYLTLMLVTLRDIRANTIMV; encoded by the coding sequence ATGAGCGCCCCCCTCGGCGCCTACGAGGAGATCGTCGGACCGGCCGTTCTCCGCGAGCTTCGCCAGCTGGGAGAAAAGCTGGCGGGGACCCGGGTCGTCCACCTGAACTCCACCCGGGAAGGGGGAGGGGTCGCGGAGATCCTCGAGTGGATGACGCCGATCATGCGGGAACTGGGGCTGGACGCCTCGTGGGAGGTGATCGACGGGACCCCCCGGTTTTTCGAGATCACGAAGGCGATCCACAACGGACTGCAGGGGGCGAACGTCGCGATTCCGGGGAAGGGATGGAAAACCTGGGAAGACGTGAACGCGAGAAATTTCAAAAGACTCCGCCCGATCCTCGAGGAGGCGGACATCGTCTTCATCCACGACCCCCAGCCGGCGCATCTTCTGCGCCTGTGCACCCGGAGAAAGGGGAAGTGGATCTGGCGCGCCCACACCGACATCAGCAGGCCGTTCCGCCCCGTCTGGAAGATCCTGCGGTCGACGGTGGAAGCGTACGACGCCAGCATCTTCTCGATGGCGCAGTTCGCCCAGGCGCTTCCCCATCCGCAGTTCCTCGTGCCGCCGAGCATCGACCCCCTGAGCGAAAAGAACCGGGAGCTGTCCTCCGCGGAGATCGAGGCGGTTCGAAGCGAGTACGGCCTGGACCCGTCACGCCCCCTGCTCGTGCAGATCTCCCGGTTCGACCGGTTCAAGGATCCGTTGGGGGTGGTCGCGGCGTACCGCATGGTCCGCAAGGTGGCGAAGGTCCAACTGGTCCTTGCGGGAGGCGGAGCCTCCGACGATCCGGAGGGGAAGGCGGTCCTGGAGGACGTGATGGAGGCGGCGGAGAACGACCCGGACATCCACGTCCTTCTCCTTCCCCCGGACGCCCATAGAACGATCAACGCACTCCAGCGGATGGCGACGATCATCGTGCAGAAATCGACCCGCGAGGGATTCGGGCTGACGGTCACCGAGGGGATGTGGAAGGGGAAGCCGGTCATCGGGGGCGACGTCGGAGGGATCCGTCTCCAGGTGGTGAACCATTTCACGGGATTCCTTGTGAACACCCCCGAAGGGGCGGCGCACCGGATCCGGTACCTCCTCCATCACCAGGACGACATCGAGCGGATGGGTGCGACCGCACGGGAGCTCGTGCGGGAGAATTTCCTGCTCACCCGCCATATCCGGGATTACCTGACCCTGATGCTGGTCACGCTTCGCGACATCCGGGCGAACACCATCATGGTGTGA
- a CDS encoding 4-carboxymuconolactone decarboxylase, producing METYYDPADLAAFGEIGKDAPELAKKFFEYYAEVFKEGELTEREKALIALAVAHAVQCPYCIDAYTRASLEKGSNLAEMTEAVHVAAAIRGGASLVHGVQMRKLAEKLSM from the coding sequence ATGGAGACGTACTATGATCCCGCGGATCTCGCGGCGTTCGGCGAGATCGGGAAGGACGCGCCGGAGCTCGCGAAGAAGTTTTTCGAGTATTATGCGGAGGTATTCAAGGAGGGGGAGCTCACGGAGCGGGAGAAGGCGCTGATCGCTCTCGCGGTGGCGCACGCGGTCCAGTGCCCCTACTGCATCGACGCATACACCCGGGCGTCTCTCGAGAAAGGGTCGAACCTGGCCGAGATGACCGAGGCGGTCCATGTGGCGGCGGCGATCCGTGGAGGCGCGTCGCTCGTGCACGGGGTGCAGATGCGCAAGCTCGCCGAAAAACTTTCCATGTAG
- a CDS encoding radical SAM protein — protein sequence MRRSPGIGTGVREVSGVEPFADALERQGLSLVRGEISTLQVNTGYLCNLRCRHCHLEAAPGREEIMSRETMEAVISFARRFPFQVIDITGGAPELVPDLPFLIEGLAPLAPRLMLRTNLSALNGAARESLLALCVAHRVVLIASFPSTNPSQADAQRGAGSTEAGIAVLKKLNAAGYGVEGTGLELNLVSNPVGAFLPVSEESAERKFRTDLRRKWGVTFNHVYTFANVPLGRFRTWLLRTGNYERYLKMLTDRFNPIAVERLMCRTLLSVSWDGYLYDCDFNLAVGRPARDHKVHVSEVRELPGPGAPIAVGEYCYACTAGSGFT from the coding sequence ATGAGAAGATCGCCGGGGATCGGGACCGGGGTTCGGGAGGTTTCCGGGGTCGAACCGTTCGCTGACGCACTCGAACGCCAGGGACTCTCCCTCGTCCGCGGAGAGATCTCCACCCTCCAGGTGAACACGGGGTACCTGTGCAATCTTCGTTGCAGGCATTGCCACCTCGAGGCCGCCCCGGGCAGGGAAGAGATCATGTCCCGGGAGACGATGGAAGCGGTGATCTCCTTCGCCCGTCGGTTCCCCTTCCAGGTCATCGACATCACCGGCGGGGCGCCCGAGCTGGTTCCCGACCTTCCTTTTCTCATCGAAGGGCTCGCTCCACTCGCGCCGCGCCTGATGCTTCGGACGAACCTTTCCGCCTTGAACGGCGCCGCGAGGGAGTCGCTGCTCGCGCTCTGCGTCGCCCACCGCGTCGTCCTGATCGCCTCCTTCCCGTCGACGAATCCGTCCCAGGCCGATGCCCAGCGTGGCGCGGGGTCGACGGAAGCAGGGATCGCCGTGCTGAAAAAGCTGAACGCCGCAGGTTATGGAGTGGAAGGGACCGGGCTGGAACTGAATCTGGTCTCCAACCCGGTCGGTGCGTTCCTTCCCGTTTCCGAGGAGTCCGCCGAACGGAAGTTCCGGACCGACCTGCGGCGGAAATGGGGGGTCACGTTCAACCACGTGTACACGTTCGCGAACGTACCGCTGGGGCGGTTCCGGACGTGGCTGCTGCGGACGGGAAATTACGAACGGTACCTGAAGATGCTCACGGATCGGTTCAACCCCATCGCGGTGGAACGGCTCATGTGCCGGACGCTCCTCTCCGTGTCGTGGGACGGGTATCTTTACGACTGTGATTTCAATCTCGCCGTCGGTCGGCCTGCCCGGGACCACAAGGTTCATGTTTCGGAAGTCCGGGAGTTGCCGGGCCCCGGCGCCCCGATCGCGGTCGGGGAGTATTGCTACGCCTGCACCGCGGGCTCCGGCTTCACTTGA